In the genome of Thermoplasma sp. Kam2015, the window GGCGTTGTGGCATGGACATTTCACTGTCATAGTATCCTCTTCGAATATCCCGAGTATGCACTTTGCGTGAGTGCAGACTGCGTTGAGGCCATGCAGGCCGTCTTTACCTCTTGCTATGAACACGATATTCCCGTCAACGTTGACTGCCATATGGCCGCCCGCGTTATCTAGAGCTTTGACTGAAACAGTCTTTTTCCAGACCATGCCGGTTAATCGTCACCCCATAGAAAAATTTTGATATTGATTATCTGGTAATATCAATTCAAGAATGTATACAAAATACATAATAGATTAGAAACAAATTTTATTTTCCCCAGAATCATCCGCCCTTAATGGAATATTCATCGGTATTAACAAGAAAAATAAACGTCTGGTCGGTTTATAGGAAGGTTAGGAGTTTGAGGGAAGCAGTAAAACTCCGACCTTCAGGGAGGAGATACACGGACTTCCCTCAATGGAAATATTTGTAAGCAATTTACCATATCTATAGATAGTGATAACAGCCACCAAAGTAAAGCTATATCCAAACGAAGGACAGAAAATATTATTGGAGAAGCACTTTGGCAGCTGTAGATTCGTATACAATTACTTTCTAAAAAAGAGGGATGAATACTATATAACGCATAGGGATGCGCAGAGATCTTCTCTGAACTATTTCGACACAAATAACATGCTCATCGAACTCAAGAAGGAATATCCATGGCTGTACGAGATCAACGCCCAATCACTTCAGATGTCTCTACGCTTTCTCGATAATGCATTCAAGAACTTCTTCCATAGGAACGCTGAACATCCTAAATTCAAAAGGAAAGGTATCAACGAATTCTTTGCAGTACCACAGCACATCAAAATTCAAGGAAACAGGATCTATTTCCCAAAGTTCTCTGAAGGCATATACTTCAAGGGCTCTGAGAAGAAGCTGTCCGAGATTAAAGACATCAACGAGATAGTAA includes:
- the sdx gene encoding sulredoxin yields the protein MVWKKTVSVKALDNAGGHMAVNVDGNIVFIARGKDGLHGLNAVCTHAKCILGIFEEDTMTVKCPCHNARFDLNSGKMIEPPFVAPNAPMDKLGLKVYNVRENGGFLEVDVD
- a CDS encoding RNA-guided endonuclease TnpB family protein; amino-acid sequence: MITATKVKLYPNEGQKILLEKHFGSCRFVYNYFLKKRDEYYITHRDAQRSSLNYFDTNNMLIELKKEYPWLYEINAQSLQMSLRFLDNAFKNFFHRNAEHPKFKRKGINEFFAVPQHIKIQGNRIYFPKFSEGIYFKGSEKKLSEIKDINEIVITKDSGYYYCSIIYENEEELPEKKPLSSENSVGIDLGIEKFATLSNGIAIENPGFIKKVEKRIKRLQKQLSKKENGSKNRRKHILKLQKEY